One region of Pogona vitticeps strain Pit_001003342236 chromosome 1, PviZW2.1, whole genome shotgun sequence genomic DNA includes:
- the LRRC10B gene encoding leucine-rich repeat-containing protein 10B: MRMGSGGSSGREDRLSSAAEEQLSGGDQMLELSGCYLKKLPIPVCALSTLQKLYISGTGITELPEEIEGLQELRILALDFNKLEEVPEALCRLPHLTRLYLGSNRLFGLPAEFCQLKTLRCLWIESNYLYHFPQALLQMPGLQSLQMGDNRLKTLPNGLPRMRGLRGLWLYGNRFEEFPKSLLHMTQLHILDLDRNKLTEFPDLSHLRRLRLFSYDHNPVQGPPNVADTVTVVGEGAQEFMEARGERLQALREQEEEEQEENESEVVQANTKNDSSMLDDGEGSFSALECTPEET; this comes from the coding sequence ATGAGGATGGGCAGTGGTGGATCCTCAGGCCGGGAAGATCGGCTGTCATCAGCTGCCGAAGAGCAGCTAAGTGGTGGGGATCAGATGCTGGAGCTTTCTGGATGCTACTTAAAGAAACTGCCAATCCCAGTATGTGCCCTGAGCACCCTGCAGAAGCTTTACATCAGTGGCACAGGGATAACGGAACTGCCCGAGGAGATAGAAGGGCTGCAGGAGCTGCGTATATTGGCACTGGACTTTAATAAACTGGAGGAGGTCCCTGAGGCCTTGTGTCGTTTACCTCACCTAACCCGCCTGTATCTGGGCAGCAACCGCCTCTTTGGGCTTCCTGCAGAATTCTGCCAACTCAAGACTCTTCGTTGCTTGTGGATAGAGAGTAACTACTTGTACCACTTTCCCCAGGCGCTGCTTCAGATGCCTGGACTGCAGTCCCTACAGATGGGGGACAACCGTCTCAAAACCTTGCCTAATGGTCTGCCCCGTATGAGGGGCCTCCGCGGATTGTGGCTTTATGGGAACCGCTTTGAggagtttccaaaatctttgcttCATATGACCCAGCTTCACATCCTTGACCTTGATCGCAACAAGCTGACAGAATTTCCTGACTTGAGTCACCTGCGGAGGCTTCGACTCTTCTCCTATGACCACAATCCTGTGCAAGGCCCTCCAAATGTGGCTGATACTGTCACTGTGGTGGGTGAGGGAGCTCAGGAGTTCATGGAGGCCAGGGGAGAACGTCTCCAGGCCCTTCgggagcaggaagaggaagagcaggaagagAACGAATCTGAAGTTGTGCAGGCTAATACGAAAAATGACTCCTCCATGTTGGATGATGGAGAGGGCAGCTTTTCTGCCCTAGAATGCACTCCAGAGGAaacatga